One Hyphomicrobiales bacterium genomic region harbors:
- a CDS encoding prephenate/arogenate dehydrogenase family protein has translation MFERVALIGLGLIGSSLSHAMRREGLCRHIAGHAKTAKTRDKAVELGLVDSIHATAKDAVAGADLVILCVPVGANAAVAAEIGPHIAPGAIVTDVGSVKAAVIRDVTPHLPQGVHFVPAHPVAGTEHTGPDSGFAELFDDRWCILTPPAGTNADAVARLKAFWEACGSHVEVMDADHHDLVLAITSHIPHLIAYNIVATAAHLETVTESEVIKFAAGGFRDFTRIAASDPVMWRDVFLNNKQAVLEMLARFNEDLTALQRAIRYGDGEMLLELFTRTRAIRRGIIEAGQETPAPDFGRRGPKAPDGAE, from the coding sequence ATGTTTGAACGCGTCGCCCTGATCGGGCTCGGCCTGATCGGCTCGTCTCTCAGCCACGCGATGCGGCGCGAGGGCCTTTGCCGGCACATCGCCGGGCACGCCAAAACCGCCAAGACGCGGGACAAGGCGGTCGAGCTCGGCCTCGTCGACTCGATCCATGCCACCGCGAAGGACGCCGTCGCCGGCGCCGATCTGGTCATCTTGTGCGTGCCCGTGGGCGCCAATGCCGCAGTCGCCGCGGAGATCGGCCCGCATATCGCGCCCGGCGCCATCGTCACCGATGTCGGCTCGGTCAAGGCGGCCGTCATCCGCGACGTCACCCCGCATCTGCCGCAAGGCGTTCATTTCGTGCCCGCCCACCCGGTCGCCGGAACCGAGCATACCGGGCCCGATTCGGGCTTCGCCGAGCTGTTCGATGACCGCTGGTGCATCCTGACCCCGCCGGCCGGCACCAACGCCGACGCGGTGGCGCGGCTCAAGGCCTTCTGGGAGGCGTGCGGCTCGCATGTCGAGGTCATGGATGCGGACCACCACGATCTGGTGCTCGCCATCACCAGCCATATCCCGCATCTCATCGCTTACAATATCGTTGCCACCGCGGCGCATCTGGAAACGGTTACCGAATCGGAGGTGATCAAATTCGCCGCCGGCGGCTTTCGCGACTTTACCCGCATCGCCGCCTCCGATCCGGTGATGTGGCGCGATGTGTTCCTCAACAACAAGCAAGCGGTGCTGGAGATGCTGGCCCGCTTCAACGAGGATCTGACGGCCCTGCAGCGGGCGATCCGCTACGGCGACGGCGAAATGCTGCTCGAGCTTTTCACCCGTACCCGCGCCATCAGACGCGGCATCATCGAGGCCGGACAGGAGACGCCGGCGCCGGATTTCGGCCGGCGCGGGCCGAAGGCGCCGGACGGCGCGGAGTAG
- the hisC gene encoding histidinol-phosphate transaminase, with the protein MTRNKGRPVPRPGILDIEAYVPGESGEPGKGPVFKLSSNETPLGPSPGAVKAYRDEAERLALYPDGSATALRAALGAQYGLKAERIVCGAGSDELLSLIAYAYLGPGEEAVYSEHGFLVYRLAILACGATPVAAPETNETANVDSILSCLNDKTRVIYIANPNNPTGTFLPIDEVRRLHASLPKNVLLVLDAAYAEYVRRNDYEAGIELVATNDNVVMTRTFSKVYGLAGLRLGWAYCPEHVADALNRIRGPFNVSGPAIAAGVAAVKDQGHVETAVAHNAEWLAWLTEKLSALGLRVTPSVANFVLMHFLDEPGKGAAAADAFLKARGLILRRVGNYGFPNALRMSVGTEEANRRALAALAEFLDAGARS; encoded by the coding sequence ATGACGCGCAACAAAGGCCGGCCGGTGCCGCGGCCGGGGATTCTCGACATCGAAGCCTATGTGCCCGGCGAGAGCGGAGAGCCGGGCAAGGGGCCGGTTTTCAAGCTGTCCTCGAACGAGACCCCGCTGGGGCCGAGCCCGGGGGCGGTCAAGGCCTATCGCGACGAGGCCGAAAGGCTTGCGCTCTATCCCGACGGCAGCGCCACGGCGCTGCGGGCGGCGCTGGGGGCGCAATATGGGCTGAAGGCCGAGCGTATCGTCTGCGGCGCCGGCTCCGACGAACTGTTGAGCCTGATCGCCTATGCCTATCTCGGGCCGGGCGAGGAGGCGGTCTATTCCGAGCACGGCTTTCTGGTCTATCGGCTGGCGATCCTGGCCTGCGGGGCGACCCCCGTGGCGGCGCCGGAGACGAACGAGACCGCCAATGTCGACTCGATTCTCTCCTGCCTCAACGACAAGACGCGGGTGATCTATATCGCCAACCCGAACAATCCGACCGGGACCTTTCTGCCCATCGATGAGGTGCGCAGGCTGCACGCGAGCCTGCCCAAGAACGTGCTCCTGGTGCTCGACGCGGCCTATGCCGAATATGTCCGGCGCAACGACTACGAGGCCGGCATCGAGCTCGTCGCCACCAACGATAATGTGGTGATGACGCGGACCTTCTCGAAGGTCTACGGCCTCGCCGGCCTGCGCCTGGGCTGGGCCTATTGTCCCGAACATGTGGCCGACGCGCTGAACCGCATCCGCGGTCCGTTCAATGTCAGCGGGCCGGCGATCGCCGCCGGCGTCGCCGCGGTCAAGGATCAGGGCCATGTGGAGACGGCGGTCGCGCATAACGCCGAGTGGCTGGCATGGCTCACGGAAAAGCTGAGTGCGCTGGGCTTGCGGGTGACCCCGTCGGTCGCCAACTTCGTGCTCATGCATTTTCTCGACGAACCCGGCAAGGGGGCGGCCGCCGCCGATGCCTTTCTCAAGGCGCGCGGGCTGATCCTGCGACGCGTCGGCAATTACGGCTTTCCCAACGCGCTGCGCATGAGCGTCGGCACCGAAGAGGCGAACCGGCGGGCCCTCGCCGCGCTCGCCGAATTCCTGGATGCCGGCGCGAGAAGCTAA
- a CDS encoding chorismate mutase has product MSEKGIGIADIRRKIDAMDDEIHRLLMQRGELIDMLQRAKGVGEPGGTMAMRPAREAEMLRRLVADHAGDFPIASLERIWREIIGSFTQLQAPFRVLMTGADEAVLAEYGRHYFSVTTPISTVPDADAALAAIAEDAGVIGVIVDDDDHLTGSGRPWWATLALDRDHPARAVARYPFLKMRGSDAVPQRPALILSRAPVEPSGEDVTLAAVPIKPGLDDRAARTAIELAFVEAHLGGLSLRLADSFDGSDGGLALAEIAGHVPAHLFDGPNADGLRWLGGYAVPLELSPGARKAGR; this is encoded by the coding sequence ATGTCCGAGAAAGGCATCGGCATTGCCGACATCCGTCGCAAGATCGATGCGATGGACGACGAGATTCACCGGCTGCTGATGCAGCGCGGCGAGCTGATCGACATGCTGCAGCGGGCCAAGGGCGTCGGCGAGCCGGGCGGCACCATGGCCATGCGTCCGGCGCGCGAGGCGGAAATGCTGCGCCGGCTCGTCGCCGACCATGCCGGCGACTTTCCGATTGCCTCGCTGGAGCGCATCTGGCGCGAGATCATCGGCAGCTTCACCCAGCTTCAGGCGCCCTTCCGGGTGCTGATGACCGGTGCCGACGAGGCGGTGCTTGCCGAATATGGGCGACATTATTTCTCGGTGACGACGCCGATCTCGACCGTGCCCGACGCCGACGCGGCGCTTGCCGCGATCGCCGAGGATGCGGGCGTCATCGGCGTGATCGTGGACGACGACGATCATCTGACGGGGTCGGGAAGGCCGTGGTGGGCGACGCTCGCCCTTGATCGCGACCACCCGGCGCGCGCCGTCGCCCGCTATCCGTTCCTGAAGATGCGCGGATCGGACGCGGTTCCGCAGCGCCCGGCGCTCATCCTGTCGCGGGCGCCGGTCGAGCCGTCGGGAGAAGACGTGACGCTTGCCGCGGTGCCGATCAAGCCGGGCCTCGACGACAGGGCGGCGCGGACGGCGATCGAGCTTGCCTTCGTCGAAGCCCATCTCGGCGGGCTTTCGCTGCGGCTCGCGGACAGTTTCGACGGGTCCGACGGCGGCCTCGCGCTGGCCGAGATCGCGGGCCATGTCCCCGCCCACCTGTTCGACGGTCCGAACGCCGACGGGCTGCGCTGGCTCGGCGGCTATGCCGTCCCGCTCGAACTATCCCCCGGCGCCAGGAAGGCAGGACGATGA
- a CDS encoding gamma-glutamylcyclotransferase, which produces MPTADAGEEFWVFGYGSLMWRPGFAFLDQRPARLFGAHRALCVFSHIHRGSPRRPGLVLGLDRGGSCRGIAFRVAAEKAADVLAYLREREQVTMVYRETRRLVRIDGGGDAVPALCYVVDRNHAQYAGVLTLGEQLRLVRQGRGQSGVNTDYIRNTVSHLCQLGIRDRRLEALLARLAI; this is translated from the coding sequence ATGCCTACTGCGGATGCGGGCGAGGAATTCTGGGTCTTCGGTTACGGCTCGCTGATGTGGCGGCCGGGCTTTGCGTTTCTCGACCAGCGCCCGGCGCGGCTGTTCGGCGCCCACCGGGCGCTCTGCGTCTTTTCGCATATCCACCGCGGCTCGCCGCGGCGGCCGGGCCTGGTGCTCGGCCTCGACCGCGGCGGCTCGTGCCGGGGCATCGCCTTTCGCGTCGCGGCGGAGAAGGCGGCTGACGTTCTCGCCTATCTGCGCGAGCGCGAGCAGGTCACCATGGTCTATCGCGAAACCCGCCGCCTGGTGCGCATTGACGGCGGCGGGGACGCGGTGCCGGCGCTGTGCTACGTGGTCGACCGGAACCACGCGCAATATGCAGGCGTTCTGACACTCGGCGAGCAGCTGAGGCTGGTGCGTCAGGGGCGCGGCCAGTCGGGCGTCAATACCGACTATATCCGCAACACAGTGAGCCATCTGTGCCAACTCGGCATCCGCGACCGGCGGCTCGAGGCGCTCTTGGCGCGGCTGGCGATTTAG